Genomic window (Mus caroli chromosome 14, CAROLI_EIJ_v1.1, whole genome shotgun sequence):
GACATCTGTCTTTGGccataaaggtttttttttgggggggcgggggcaggagGTAGAGAGGCAAGAGCCTGTTACCAGTTGGGCTGCACATTGTGTGGTCGTCCAAATAACTCAATCTTGCGGGTGCCAGGGGACAGTCTCTCAATCATGCCATATATTTCATCTGGTTTATGACTGGTGGAACGAAcctagaaaataaaaactcaagcTACTTTAAGTTATTCAAGATTGCTTAATAGATAGAGAAATGGTTCACGTTatgagcactggttgcttttccagaggacctgggttcaactcccaagACCTACAGCTCATGACACCCTcaaaaagacatacatgcaggcaaaatactgatacacatgaaataaaaataaatttttaaaaagttactcaAGATTGCAATTCTAGTCTGGTCTGTGTTAtccaaatgaggaaaaaaaatggagactgaCAGGAGTATTGTATTGAAAGTTTGAAAGCTTTAGATGCACAGGGGACACATACCTCAGCTACAATCACATCACAATCCAGACCCTGGTTGAATCCTTGAGGATTTCCTTTGACACCAACCTGCTCATCACAGAGAACACTGTTACTTTACACAAGCACAGCTTCCAGTCTCTTAAgcagctcctccccctcctcctgttaCTCACCAAGCAGTGTTCCTTCCCATGGTTTAACCAGTGACCCGTCCTGCCCGTCCTAATGATGCGCTGCAGTTGATTAGTCTTCACCCAGATGATTTCATCCACCCGTTCATAACTGTGGAGCATAGGAGAGAACTTGAACTTTAACCAGCTTCACAGCTGAGGCACAGCACGAGACACAAAGGCAGATTGGCAGGAACACTGAGAGAAGGGACCATGCATCTCTTACAGTTCAAGTTACATTTCTCCTAAAAAAGGCAAAATTTCTACTTACCCCCAGAGGTTCAGACATTCTCTGCCCAATTCCATGGCCCTAAAAAGATGGAAGGGTTAAACAATTTATCTGCCCacgttttcatatttttttccttcaaaatgtCACATGTTTTATAAATAACAGAAGCATTCATTGCCATTGGGGcaagagtaaaaagaaaagatgaagcagCAGCATCTAATCTGAAAGACctcatttttctaaaatcaggAATCCCAAGTATTAGTGCTAAAAACATGAAACCCCTCAGAAGGGACAGGCATCCTAAGTGACATTTAATCGAATGCCTGAGAAACCCAGGACTTTACCCAGTTTTCACTCTGCTGTGTTTCCCATACCTACATATCTGGATTATATTACCTTCCTGTGAcccagaggaaaagaaagccatCGTCCTGTAGCACTGGTATATTGAGCCTGCGCATCTCATCATCTGTTAACGTCCCGTACGGTAGCTCCATGTGAATATCCCAAGGTGGGTCAGCCATCACAACTGCAAATTTGCCCAAGATACTGACGTCCAGGTAGCGGATATCACAACAGATCCACTGCAGGAGGTAATATTTGgtcatctttccttctttcacagATTTCACAGTCCCAAACCCTCTACCTCAAGCACTCCCATCCCATTGTGCTCCCATCAGTAAGCCAGATTGCTAAATTATTCcctatttttctacatatatggATACCCCACTCAGTTTAAGTATATAGCTTAGAATAGGTTGTCCCAGGCTGTGAGGACACGTAGGTACCTGAGGTGGAAAGAGGCGATCTGCACTGGAGTCACCCCCAACACTCTGTGTAAGAGCAAGCTCCTGGCTTGGCATATGCTCCTTGCTGCCAGGACTCTCAGAATCAACACAAGCATCAATTTCATAGTGAACATATTTGCAGGTATCCATGTGGAAACATGTGTTAAGGAAAGAGCAGTCACCTAAAGACTCATCAGTGTGCTTATTGATAATTCGtctgggaaaataaaaaaaagggaaTCAGAATCAAGATGGTACTTCAGAAGTAGATCATACAATTCAAAATTTCTTGTTCTCCCCAATTTTCTGATTTGTTAAACTAAAGAACTTTCGTTCTCCTGACTAAAGACTTGATCTGGGGGCTGCGGCTtaggcctataatcctagcattgaTAACTAGAGCCTGAAAATCAGAAAGCCCATCCTCAGTGTGCCCAGCCGGAGCtctgaaaccttgtctcaaagacaaCAGAATACAGACTTTCTTCTCTTACTAAAGGGAAGGATATCGTCCAGGAAGGACTCCTTCCTTACTCCAGAGTAAACACCGGCCCTACGCCCAGGTTCCTGACTTCTCCTAGGACTATCTTCCTTCCAGACTTTAACTTTCATTGTTACTCAGACCCAGATGCTTGGCTAGAAAAATCTTCCTTTTACTTGCAAGTGAGCCTGTATTCCTTCTCATGCAGTAGCCATTCCAAAGGCAGGAAGAATATGCTGCAAAGGAACTGCTGCTCCTGCGGAACCCTCCCCACCTCATTCCCTCCCAAGAGACCTGAAGTGCAGCTTGCGACAAGGCCGATCAGCGTCACTGGCTTTCATGCACTCTTCCTTGGTCCCATAGTCACAAAATTCTTGCACCTGGGCCCGACCTCGAGAGCGAAACTTTTCAACAATGGACTGTTCCTTGGCTGTTGTGGTATTTAATAGCTCTAGGATCTCCTGACTGACCTGTGACAGAAGTAGCCTTGGTCTTAAGGGTTTGTAGATAAATTAGCCCTTAAACTGAGTGCCTCCATAAGTCTAATCACTTAATGTCTAATGAGGAATTATATGAATGAACAATGTAGCAGAGTTGTAATGGGCTCAGTCCTCCTCACAAGCATTTAGAATGTAATTCAAATGAGTCTGGTTTCTACAACTAAGCAGTAAGCTGATCTTACCTCCCTAAAAGAGTGTAACTTCTCCTCAAAACAGCTAATTTGGACTGATTAGATAACTAAGAAAGGCACTGTACTAGTCTTCTATTGCTTAGCTAGCTCACTCTACTCAATAGTTCTGTAAAGAACAACTCTGGTTATCATCATCAAAGACCaaactaactttttaaaactaaactaGAAATTGGGAACAAGTAAGAATTCAATATAGTTCACATCAGAACCAATGTACTGATAATTTCATCAACTTATATAACCTGGTCCAAATGAGtacttatttaaatttctgttttctgaatcctcttttgagaattcttccAGATTCTGTAAATAAGGACCTCCTCAATGGCATTATTGATATTTTAAGACTAGGCAGTTTCATCTGGGGAAGGAGGAGTGGAGAGGGGCCTACTATACATTGTAGCATGTTTAGCAAAAGTTTCAGCCCCTACCTTCCAGATCCTCTCTCTACTGAGTGCCAACAGCATACTGTGATAACACTGGACACAGAAACCACCAAACGTGGGGTGGAGGTAATGGTAGAAGAAATCGTCCCcattgagaaacactgctctgcGTCTCAATTCTAAGAAATACTCCTTGTGCAAACAGTAGCAAATCAGAACTGTAACTAAGGAATGTGAGTGTGTTCGCACGGTCCCTACCTTCTTGCTCTGCTGTTCTTTCGTTGACTGTTGGTTCAAAAGACTTTCTATCTCCAGATCAACATCGGAGGCAGCGTGCTTCCTGGACTTCTTAGCCGGCTCCTTAGCTGGTTCTGATGCTGAAGAGGCCAGACCAGATGCTAAAGAGCTGGCAAAGGTGGTCACTGTAGTCAAATCCTGTTCTGCACGCCGTTTCTGCCCTGCGATGGTCCCTGCTACCTCTCCAAGACCTTTCTTTTCTGCCACAGCCCCCATCATGGCAGACAGCTTGGAGTGGTCAGCGTAAGTCACAAGAGTAGGATGTGCATCATCTTGGAGGAGACCTCGCTTTACCTCAATCAACTCCTGGGCAGCAAATTTCTGGAGAAGGCTTTCTACCCCATCTTGAGTGGCAGGTGCATCTGGCTAAAGAAAGGAGAAGATCATAAGAcaccataaacaaaagcaaactcgGGATAAATTCCAATTTCATCAGGTGATTACCGTAGAGATGGCAAGACGGATGGAAACAGCATCAGTGGGCAAGGTTAAGGCCAGATCTGAGAGGTGATGTAGCAACTTCTTCTCTAACTCAGGGTCTGTAGCTAGTTCAGGGACCACAGACGTTGTGCTGGGTTTAGGGCCACTAGAGGTAGGGGCAGTAGGCACGGGGCTATCACTACGGAAGGTTGGGGACAGTGCTGCTTCTGGGTTCCTTAAATctacaaggaagaaaataaagtggaaaggGTCAGTACAGTCGGTGTTCACGTTCCTCGGGGTTCAACTGTCCAGCATTGCTAGCACACACATCTTTCACTTCAAGCAGGTTCTCTGACCAGCGTTAGCACTAAATCACCTTTCATTCACACGGCAGCATTTGCTGTTTTGCCAAAATAATCCTGGATTTTCCTGAGAACTACTCACCATTTCTTTGTTGGGGTAGCAATCTTTTCCTGATTCTCTGCCCTCACTGCTTCAAAGGAAGTAATGTAGCATGACACATTTACAGGGAGGTCTCTGccaccctttcctcctctcaAATGATACAATACATCCATACTTTAACTtacaatttacaaaaaaaaagaaagtattttcaataatCAAAACTgggatctcagcacttgggaggcagaggcaggcggatttctgagttcgaggccagcctggtctacagtgtgagttccaggacagccagggctacacacagagacaccctgtctcaaaacaccaaaagagaaaacaaaaaacaaaacaaaaacaaaaaccaatcaaacaaacaaacaaaaaacctgggatGTGATTATGTTTCCCAGGGATGGATCTGAAATGTTAATGAAACACCGCTATTGGCCATGGAGAATATGTTTCATACTTATAAACATCAGGCCCTTTGGAATACTTGGCCAAAGGCCTGATCACCAAATGATGGTCCCAGCATATTCCCACTATATGCTCTTACTCCACCACTGTACACCTGAAAGGTCATGGAAGCACAGTAAAGGTTTGGATGGTTTAAAATAACTGGCCTTAGCTAAAAGTATACAAAGAAATGTAAGTAATAATTGCTACATAGCACACTTACAACAGTGTAAGAGAAATACTTGCCTTTAGCAGGGCTGTGCTGGTGGACACTAGACTCTTGGAATTCAGAGATCCCTCAACTCTAATAAATGGGAACTAAAACAGGGGCATATACTAGGAGCAAATCCTGAACTTTCTTATTGAAGTTATAAATTTGAAGTACCAAAAATTTACTTTCAATGAGCAAATATGCACGATGATAAAAGCCACTGTAATGAGGAAACACGAGCTCTTTTCAAATAGGAATTCAGATTCTATCAACAAACGTTAAGTGTTAAAGCGTTTTCTTGACTCAAAGTATGCCAAAGGGGCTAATGTATAAGTTGTGAAAGCCAGGACTGTAAGCCTAGCttcttgggaggctaaggcaggaaggatCACAGAAGCTTTGAGCTAAATTCATGTCTAAGTCTAGACAGTTTAGcaaacctatctcaaaataatacatttaaaaaggcaGCCGGGCATAGAGAAGTACATTGCCTTTTAGTCCCaggtaagcagaggcaggcagttagctctgagtttgaggtcagcttggtgtatatagtaagttccaggccagccagagtacATGGGGAGACATTTTCCcctccccttaaaaaaaaaaaaaaattgggattTTTTTGATAGGGACTATAAAAGTATaggtaggtttttttgtttgttgtttgttttttgtagctctggctgtcctggaactcactatgtagtccagaggTCTGCCTcgctttgcctcccaagtgctggaactgaagGCAGACACCACCACAACTATCCTAATATTGGTAAGTTGTAAGTCATATTATATCACTACTTTGTCATGGAGATGCCTGATTTTTCACAGGCTCTTACTatttagtccaggctggtctggaacctACTATGTAACCCAGCACAGCCTCAAACTctgctgccttagcctcccaagtattgagattacaggtatgaactATCATACCTGGCCTTGTTTGTCTGAGATAGGATCTACTTAGCCCATGCTAACCTAAAAATTTCTAACCTCCTgatggggttataggcatgtaaTGCCATGCCTAGCTTGTTAGGTAGATTTTGAAATGGTTTTAAGTCATATATTAACCATTTCCCCATTTATACTCAATTATGTGCCcaaggctgaaaagatggctcaatggttaaagtgcttgctgttcttacagaggacctggggtttggtccccagaacatATATGGTGGCTGACAACTATTTGTAATCCAGTTTCATGGGATCCAAAGACTTCTTCTGGCTTTGAAGGGTACTGGGCACACATGTGGGGCACATAATTACGTGAATGCAAAACActtacataaaaaacaaacaagcaaaaaacaaacaaacttgtgtGCCAAGCACTGTGTAATACAATCCTATTCctacaaatgtttattttgttaatCAAAACTCCAGGCCTCTCCaggcaattcttttttattgttgttgttttgtttttcaagacaaagtttctctgtatagccccagccatcctgaaacttgctctgtagaccaggctagccttgactctgcctcctaagtgcaaactaagatttgtgtgtgtgccaccaccacccgacaTGGCAATTCTTATTATACATTgattttgtagggttttttttgtctAGCCCAATTTAATGAGCATACTTTGGGAAAGCTGTCCATGACCAAaacaaatgtaagtaaataagtCTTAAATTCTTGAGTATTTTCCATGATTTCAAACTTCTAATTAAAGTCTCAGAAACATCCTTTTTAATGTAATCTAGCTGAAATTCTATGTGGAAACATAGACTACTTTTCAAGCTACAAATATAGTTAAAACTggtattttattgaaatatgcAATGATACCTAACACCAATTATGTTTAAACAAACTTTTTGCTATTAGGtttatttcaaacaaaacaaagtatctAACCGCTGTGCCTGTTATATTTTTTGATTAAAGTGTTACTGTTCTTCATTCCTGgtgtgtttgagatagggtcttactatgtagctctggctatcctggaactcactatgtacaccatgCTGGCTTCGAACTCTCAAATCTTGGTTTCTAATTATTCCCTTTTCCTATGTTTTGTACTTTGTGTTTCATAATGCCctattatcttttttaaattatgtaatcTGATAAATCTTGTATTGGCTAATGCAGTTTCAAAATCAAGGCCAAATTTAACTGGCAACTCCAGTAGGATGGCCCCACTGAGCTTGCCCCATTTCTTAGTCATTGTAGGGACTGTGGACCCATTCATTTAGCAGCTTACATATATAATACTGTAGCtgtgactctttctttctttttcccttttttttttttttttttttttttttttggctttgttgttttgttttgaggcagggtctctctaggtagttctggctgtcctggaactcactatgtataccaggctggcctcaaactcacagatatccctCTTCTTTATGCctgcaaagtgctgggattaaaagcacgaGCCACCATGCTGGGGTTTTCTCCCTGctttttcttctagttttcttTGATTCTCACATAGATTTTAAGCTCCTTTAAGGTAACAGCAGTGTCTTCTTTTTGCCGAAACCCACGAGTAGTGTAGATATGCaataaatgtttacaaattaCGGTGAGAAACTTCCCAGAGCATCCAGATCCAGAAATTGAGCACATGAACGGAATTTCACCAAGGTCTGCTGTTGTGAGTTGTGAATACTGCAAAGCACTGACAGGTTAGCCACACGTGGTATGGATTCGTATTCTCGCAGAGCTTTGCAACTGGTTTACCTTAAATAATTGAGCTTGTGCTGGAGAAGGATATTAGGGTAGTACTCTTAAGTTCCTTCAATTTTTCTAACTTTGTCAtacaagggagagggggaaaacgTTTAAAGACCAAAACCAAGTGTTTTCAAATTCTTGCTACGTTTGTAAACACTTGCACTACTCACTCAGCAAGGTCCTAGTGAAGACCTTGTTGTGGCTGCTAAACCGTGCACTGGGGATATACAGAAGCAATCCTTGCTCCCCGCccacatgggaaagaaaagacagtGACAAAGCAAACGTTACAACTAAGGTAAAACAGGCACAGAAGCAACAAAACGGGTTTTGCTGGCTCTCGGAATAGGGTACTGAGAGGCTTCACGGACGCAACGTTGCTTAGACAGGACTGGAATGGGACCCAAGGAGAGGAGTGGGGACCCATGCTGGTGTGGTGTTACGCTTGAAAAACCGACGCCCGGAAGGAGGCACTGCAAGCTTTCCCGCAGGTGGGCATGCGTTTCAGCTACTCGGGAATGATGGGGTAACCAACAATCGAGGAGTCCAATAAAGGGCTGCTCCGGAAAGGGCGCAGAGCCCGGGGCTGTCTTTCTCTCCAGGAGTCTCTCGCCCCGCCCAGGCCCGCCCCGACCACCCCGCACCTCACCCAAGTGCCCAGAGTCCTGCTTCCGTCGCCGCTGCAGTCTCTCGCGAAGCGAGTCCAGCTGTTTCTTATGAGCCTGGATAGAGCTCCACGTGTCCGACATCCTAGCTCCCAGCGCGGCCTCGGCTCGAATCAGGCGCGGCGGACTAGCACCTCCCCAGCCTAGAACGAAGATACATCTAATTCTCACGAGGACGCCCGAAGGCCAGCCGGATAAAGAGCCAAGATGAAAAGCCACTTCCGGTTGGCGAACCAGCCGGACGTAATCCTCACGGCAGTTCTCTCTCGTGCTTCCGGGAGCGCTGAGGCTGTGTTTGCCATGTTGGTAGCTGGCAGACCAGCCATGTTGATTCTTTAAGTCGTTAGTGACCACGCATTTAAAATAGCAGGACTagaacaagtgtgtgtgtttgacggGTGGGTGTATGCGTGGAGAGATGGATGGACGGGAAGGAGTGAACAGACTGTTAGTCTGGTTGATTGTATATTCTGGTCCTTGTACATGCGATCAAGCACTGTATCATAGATTTCTGCCCTTAAGGCCCCAGATTTTCTAAGTTAAATattatcttgtttctttctttctttttatacaaAGTGTGTGAAAGGAGAGTGGAGTTTCACTATGTGGTTCTgcaattcacaatcctcctgcctcaatatCCGAGTTCTGGGAATTCAGGCATATTCTAAGACAAACATCTTAATTAGGGAACCATCTTTTTCAGCGTGAGGGAGCactctttaaaaatgttcaggatgagctggagagatggctcggcaggtaagagcacttactgctctcccaggggtcctgagttcaattcccagcaaccacatggttacTCATATCCATCTGTAATTGGGATCCGTTGCCctttctggtgtgcctgaagacggctacagtgtactcatatacatataataaattgttcgtttttttttaaaaaagaaaatgtgcaagaaatggggaggtagctcagtaaagtgtttgctgtgaaaGCATGAGATTCTgagatttccagaacccacataaatttAAGGCAAAGCTGTGTGGGGTGGCAGACATTGTTTTAGCTTAATttagaaaaaggtttatttttgtgtttgaatgtttgtatatgtgtgtttgtacacacacacactcgattcccctggagaccagaagacgGAGTAGTTCTTCTAGTAgaagaactagagttacaggcaattgtgatgtacaatgtgggtgctagggttTGAACCTGAGTTAAATTCTGTAATGATAAATagtgctctttaccactaagCTTTATCTCCAGCCCATGACTAGGCACTTGTTATCTCAGTGTTGGAAAGGCAGAGAACAGTAGATCTCCTGGGCTGGCTATCAAACCTATCCAGAAACAAGAActaaagtaaaattatttatattattgcaCTGAATGGTCTTATGTACAGTAGTTTGATTGAGAAACTAATAAAATAGTCCCTAAATAATGAAaagttaaggggctggagagatgactcagcaatgaagagcactgtctgctcttccagaggtcctgagttcaattcccagcaaccacatagtggttcacaaccatttgtaatggggtccaatgccttcctctggtgtgtctgaagacagctacagtgtgtactcaaataaataaacgGGGGTGGTGGGTAATAGCTAAGTGGCAAATATGTGCATAGTATGCCAGAGATCTCCAGGGCAGCAAAGCAAAATCAGAGGGTTTACACGATTGTGAGGAGCTGATGTTGCACTCCACGCTTCAGCTTTGCCTCCTGTGCTGTGGGGGTTGGGTCCACAGTTGGACCAATGTCTCCCATAATTCACCATCTTATGTGGGATGTATATACTTGCTGTTATTCCTGATAAATGAGCCAATTAGAGCCAGACCAGAtcatattaaaggcaggtttactgGGAATCTGCTCTTGAGTGAGTTCACTATCCCCGAGGATTGGGGCCAGGGGGGTGGCCatggaaggggatgggggaagagaaaaagataacGTGTTCTCGaacaagggaggaggaggagagatgggaagaggagagcagggtcgaagtgggggagagagagagagagagagagagagagagagagagagagagagagagagagcaaaatgtctggattatagaGGGAGgaacctctgggggaagggcagggtatgccaggtagggaggagggatgctgggagaacctgggggccaggtctgctttgatatgtaaaatatacacCCCAGTCCCTTATTCTGGTACCCAGAAACCAAACACTtcctattaattttatttccccttttgagTGTGAACTGGCTTCTGCCTAGATTTAGTAAACTAACAGAATGTGGCAAGAGTGGTATTTCCTGAGTTCCAGAACCAAGATTTGCAGCCCATATTTGCTCTCTTGGATCCTGGGTCTTCACGTGTGTTCAGCTGCTATAATGGACAGAACACTTAAACAGAGGTAAGTATTTAAAGGATTAGAAATGAcaaagaagccgggcagtggtggtgcacgcctttgatgccagcacttgcgaggcagaggcaggcagatttctgagttcgaggccagcctggtctacagaatgagttccaggacagccagggatacacagagaaaccatgtcttgaagaaaaacaaacaaacaaacaaaacaaacaagacaaagcaaagaaggaaggaagaaaaagggaaagaaagaagaaaggaggaaagatggatggatgaatttgGGTGACATGGGTAGAATTCTCTGAAAGCAAATGCTGAGACCTTGAGAAGAAAGATGCAGGTCTGAGGCTCTGACAGAGCAGTGGACACTCTGGGAACTGACTACTTATTAGAGTCCCgagtgtttgcttgtttcttttttttttttttttaatttatttatttattatatgtaagtacactgtagctgtcttcagatgcgccagaagagggcgtcagatctcattacaggtggttgtgagccaccatgtggttgctgggatttgaactcaggacctttggaagagcagtcggtgctcttaacctctaagccatctctccagcccgtttgcttgtttcttgtgcttgttttgtttttggccaAAAAGTAGAAGAGAGTCAGATAGCCAAAGGCTGTCACTTCATCAGGCTTTTGAAGACATCTGTTCTTACAGGGCATCTCAAAAGCAGTACATCTGTATGCCAAGGGGAATTTAATGGATCTTACAGATGTTTGTAAAATGCATCAGGTTGCTGAGTGGATTGTGTTTAAGAACAGTTCTATGGTGGACTTGTTAGTTGTCTCTAGGATCTCACAGGACATCCCAGTGCTGTAGGTGAGCCACTGCGCCTGTCTGAATCTGAGCCTGAGACATTgtgcttttatcttttaaagcCAGTTATATTCTTTTAGCATGAAGGTTTAGTGATATTATGATcttataaagggggaaaatgctgggtggtggtggcacacaccttcaatcccagagCTCAGGGGGATCCGAGTTTGAggcgatacacacacacacacacacacacacacacacacacacacatatatttacaaagCTTTGccaggaattaaaaacaaaagctggggctagaaggatggctcagcggttaagagcactgactgctcttccagaggtcctgagttcaaatcccagcaaccacatgggtgcctcacaaccatctgtaatgggatctgatgacctcttcttcttctggtgtgtgtctgaaggcatcgacagtatactcacatacatgaaataaataaatctttttttaaaaaaaaaagctgattttCCCTTCTTAACTCCCCCAACTTCCCAGGATTCCCATGTGCTAATGAGGGCCTCCTGCACTCCTCTGATAGGAACATCTAGAATCAAATAGTTCTGTTTTCTTATCAGAGTAAAGAATACACTTACTCACCTCTGTCTTTCTGGGAGCCTCCTGTCAGAAGTAGCAGAACAGCACCTCACCACCAAAGACTGGAGTCTCAGGACCGAGTGTATGTGGTCCAAGGCTAGCCTTCCATTCCTGTGACTCCCACTCCTGCATACCAGGAATGCAATCCTCTATCACCCCACCCAACTGGACCcgggttcttttgttgttgttgttaatttctttttgggttgttgtttgtatgtatgtccaGGTTGGTCATCAACTCTATAtacagccaaggatgactttagATACTTGACCCTCCTGCCTGTTTCCCAGTGCTGTAGGTGAGCCACTGTGCCTGTCTGAATCTGAGCCTGAGACATTgtgcttttatctttttttctctctctttctttctttctctctctctctctctctctttctttctctttctttctttctttctttctttctttctttctttctttctttctttctttctggttttagagctttattgtaggaaggtagggaaaagaaggtagaaagagggagaccaTCCATGGCcgcattggggggtgggggtgggagaggagggctagagatgagagtaaggaAGGTGAGAGCTTCAAGAGCGTCCTTTATCTTTTAAAGCCAGTTATGTTCTTTTAGCATGAAGGTTTAGTGATGTTATGATcttataaagggggaaaatgctgggtggtggtggcacacaccttcaaccccagagctcagggggatctgagtttgaggcaaccctgtagttccaggacagccagggctacaaaaagaaaccctaatttgaaacaaaacaaaaaaaaattatttattaaataccacctctcatacacacacacacacacacacacacacacacacatgtatatataattttagagaCACATTTCTTGACACTGGAGGTGGCtcaggttaagagtactgactgctcttctgctcttccaaaggttctgggttcaattcacaTAATGGCTTTCAACTATATGTAACGCCAGGACCTACATCAATGCAcatacaattgaaaaaaaaaaaaaaaagacaagtttcTCTGCTGGCCATTGTGGCTCAAGGCTTTaacccacttgggagggagaggcaggtggatttttgtgagtttgaggccagtaagACCTACCTAACGAGACCCTATCActctctcttcacacacatgcacacacacacagaggttctcATGTATCCCAAGC
Coding sequences:
- the Mettl3 gene encoding N6-adenosine-methyltransferase catalytic subunit; the encoded protein is MSDTWSSIQAHKKQLDSLRERLQRRRKQDSGHLDLRNPEAALSPTFRSDSPVPTAPTSSGPKPSTTSVVPELATDPELEKKLLHHLSDLALTLPTDAVSIRLAISTPDAPATQDGVESLLQKFAAQELIEVKRGLLQDDAHPTLVTYADHSKLSAMMGAVAEKKGLGEVAGTIAGQKRRAEQDLTTVTTFASSLASGLASSASEPAKEPAKKSRKHAASDVDLEIESLLNQQSTKEQQSKKVSQEILELLNTTTAKEQSIVEKFRSRGRAQVQEFCDYGTKEECMKASDADRPCRKLHFRRIINKHTDESLGDCSFLNTCFHMDTCKYVHYEIDACVDSESPGSKEHMPSQELALTQSVGGDSSADRLFPPQWICCDIRYLDVSILGKFAVVMADPPWDIHMELPYGTLTDDEMRRLNIPVLQDDGFLFLWVTGRAMELGRECLNLWGYERVDEIIWVKTNQLQRIIRTGRTGHWLNHGKEHCLVGVKGNPQGFNQGLDCDVIVAEVRSTSHKPDEIYGMIERLSPGTRKIELFGRPHNVQPNWITLGNQLDGIHLLDPDVVARFKQRYPDGIISKPKNL